The following proteins are encoded in a genomic region of Populus nigra chromosome 16, ddPopNigr1.1, whole genome shotgun sequence:
- the LOC133675060 gene encoding probable fructokinase-7 isoform X1 — protein sequence MWIVLISSNWKCVGDSNDHASNMKGANDSLVVCFGEILIDFVPTVAGVSLAEAPAFKKAPGGAPANVAVGISRLGGSSAFMGKLGDDEFGYMLSDILKQNNVDNSGVRFDSTARTALAFVTLKDDGEREFLFFRHPSADMLLRESELDINLLEQARIFHYGSISLISEPCRSSQFAAMRIAKKSGSILSYDPNLRLALWPSAEAAREGIMSIWDQADVIKISEEEITFLTGCDDPNDDKVVLDKLFHPNLKLLIVTEGSKGCRYYTKEFTGRVPGVKVKPVDTTGAGDAFVGGMLSNLASNLNLFEDEKLLREALLFANACGAVTVTERGAIPALPTKDAVLELLGKVPA from the exons ATGTGGATTGTTCTGATATCAAGCAATTGGAAATGTGTAGGTGATTCTAATGATCATGCATCGAATATGAAAGGAGCGAACGACTCGCTAGTTGTTTGTTTTGGGGAAATATTGATCGACTTTGTACCGACAGTTGCTGGGGTTTCACTAGCTGAAGCACCTGCTTTCAAGAAGGCTCCTGGTGGTGCTCCTGCTAATGTGGCTGTTGGTATATCAAGACTAGGTGGTTCATCAGCTTTTATGGGCAAG CTTGGTGATGATGAATTTGGGTATATGCTATCTGAcattttgaaacaaaacaacGTGGATAATTCCGGCGTGCGATTTGATTCTACTGCAAGGACTGCTCTGGCATTTGTTACGCTCAAAGATGATGGTGAACGTGAATTCTTGTTTTTCCGTCATCCAAGTGCAGACATGCTTCTTCGAGAATCAGAATTAGACATAAACCTCCTTGAGCAG GCCAGGATCTTTCATTATGGATCAATTAGTTTGATTTCAGAACCTTGCAGGTCAAGTCAATTTGCAGCAATGAGAATTGCCAAAAAGTCTGGCAGCATCCTTTCTTATGATCCAAATTTGAGATTGGCATTATGGCCATCAGCAGAGGCTGCTCGGGAAGGCATAATGAGTATATGGGATCAAGCTGATGTTATTAAG ATAAGTGAGGAAGAAATAACATTCTTAACTGGATGTGATGATCCTAATGATGATAAAGTGGTCTTGGACAAGCTTTTTCATCCCAATCTGAAGCTTTTGATTGTAACTGAAGGGTCAAAGGGTTGTCGATATTACACAAAG GAATTCACAGGCCGGGTTCCTGGTGTTAAGGTGAAACCCGTTGACACAACTGGTGCGGGGGATGCTTTTGTTGGTGGGATGTTGAGCAACCTGGCTTCTAACCTAAATCTATTTGAG GATGAGAAGCTATTAAGAGAAGCTCTTCTATTTGCAAATGCCTGCGGTGCTGTGACAGTAACAGAGAGAGGTGCTATCCCTGCACTACCCACGAAAGATGCTGTCCTTGAACTCTTAGGGAAAGTCCCTGCATGA
- the LOC133675060 gene encoding probable fructokinase-7 isoform X3, producing MKGANDSLVVCFGEILIDFVPTVAGVSLAEAPAFKKAPGGAPANVAVGISRLGGSSAFMGKLGDDEFGYMLSDILKQNNVDNSGVRFDSTARTALAFVTLKDDGEREFLFFRHPSADMLLRESELDINLLEQARIFHYGSISLISEPCRSSQFAAMRIAKKSGSILSYDPNLRLALWPSAEAAREGIMSIWDQADVIKISEEEITFLTGCDDPNDDKVVLDKLFHPNLKLLIVTEGSKGCRYYTKEFTGRVPGVKVKPVDTTGAGDAFVGGMLSNLASNLNLFEDEKLLREALLFANACGAVTVTERGAIPALPTKDAVLELLGKVPA from the exons ATGAAAGGAGCGAACGACTCGCTAGTTGTTTGTTTTGGGGAAATATTGATCGACTTTGTACCGACAGTTGCTGGGGTTTCACTAGCTGAAGCACCTGCTTTCAAGAAGGCTCCTGGTGGTGCTCCTGCTAATGTGGCTGTTGGTATATCAAGACTAGGTGGTTCATCAGCTTTTATGGGCAAG CTTGGTGATGATGAATTTGGGTATATGCTATCTGAcattttgaaacaaaacaacGTGGATAATTCCGGCGTGCGATTTGATTCTACTGCAAGGACTGCTCTGGCATTTGTTACGCTCAAAGATGATGGTGAACGTGAATTCTTGTTTTTCCGTCATCCAAGTGCAGACATGCTTCTTCGAGAATCAGAATTAGACATAAACCTCCTTGAGCAG GCCAGGATCTTTCATTATGGATCAATTAGTTTGATTTCAGAACCTTGCAGGTCAAGTCAATTTGCAGCAATGAGAATTGCCAAAAAGTCTGGCAGCATCCTTTCTTATGATCCAAATTTGAGATTGGCATTATGGCCATCAGCAGAGGCTGCTCGGGAAGGCATAATGAGTATATGGGATCAAGCTGATGTTATTAAG ATAAGTGAGGAAGAAATAACATTCTTAACTGGATGTGATGATCCTAATGATGATAAAGTGGTCTTGGACAAGCTTTTTCATCCCAATCTGAAGCTTTTGATTGTAACTGAAGGGTCAAAGGGTTGTCGATATTACACAAAG GAATTCACAGGCCGGGTTCCTGGTGTTAAGGTGAAACCCGTTGACACAACTGGTGCGGGGGATGCTTTTGTTGGTGGGATGTTGAGCAACCTGGCTTCTAACCTAAATCTATTTGAG GATGAGAAGCTATTAAGAGAAGCTCTTCTATTTGCAAATGCCTGCGGTGCTGTGACAGTAACAGAGAGAGGTGCTATCCCTGCACTACCCACGAAAGATGCTGTCCTTGAACTCTTAGGGAAAGTCCCTGCATGA
- the LOC133675060 gene encoding probable fructokinase-7 isoform X2 yields the protein MAEDHVPCDSNDHASNMKGANDSLVVCFGEILIDFVPTVAGVSLAEAPAFKKAPGGAPANVAVGISRLGGSSAFMGKLGDDEFGYMLSDILKQNNVDNSGVRFDSTARTALAFVTLKDDGEREFLFFRHPSADMLLRESELDINLLEQARIFHYGSISLISEPCRSSQFAAMRIAKKSGSILSYDPNLRLALWPSAEAAREGIMSIWDQADVIKISEEEITFLTGCDDPNDDKVVLDKLFHPNLKLLIVTEGSKGCRYYTKEFTGRVPGVKVKPVDTTGAGDAFVGGMLSNLASNLNLFEDEKLLREALLFANACGAVTVTERGAIPALPTKDAVLELLGKVPA from the exons ATGGCTGAGGATCACGTTCCAT GTGATTCTAATGATCATGCATCGAATATGAAAGGAGCGAACGACTCGCTAGTTGTTTGTTTTGGGGAAATATTGATCGACTTTGTACCGACAGTTGCTGGGGTTTCACTAGCTGAAGCACCTGCTTTCAAGAAGGCTCCTGGTGGTGCTCCTGCTAATGTGGCTGTTGGTATATCAAGACTAGGTGGTTCATCAGCTTTTATGGGCAAG CTTGGTGATGATGAATTTGGGTATATGCTATCTGAcattttgaaacaaaacaacGTGGATAATTCCGGCGTGCGATTTGATTCTACTGCAAGGACTGCTCTGGCATTTGTTACGCTCAAAGATGATGGTGAACGTGAATTCTTGTTTTTCCGTCATCCAAGTGCAGACATGCTTCTTCGAGAATCAGAATTAGACATAAACCTCCTTGAGCAG GCCAGGATCTTTCATTATGGATCAATTAGTTTGATTTCAGAACCTTGCAGGTCAAGTCAATTTGCAGCAATGAGAATTGCCAAAAAGTCTGGCAGCATCCTTTCTTATGATCCAAATTTGAGATTGGCATTATGGCCATCAGCAGAGGCTGCTCGGGAAGGCATAATGAGTATATGGGATCAAGCTGATGTTATTAAG ATAAGTGAGGAAGAAATAACATTCTTAACTGGATGTGATGATCCTAATGATGATAAAGTGGTCTTGGACAAGCTTTTTCATCCCAATCTGAAGCTTTTGATTGTAACTGAAGGGTCAAAGGGTTGTCGATATTACACAAAG GAATTCACAGGCCGGGTTCCTGGTGTTAAGGTGAAACCCGTTGACACAACTGGTGCGGGGGATGCTTTTGTTGGTGGGATGTTGAGCAACCTGGCTTCTAACCTAAATCTATTTGAG GATGAGAAGCTATTAAGAGAAGCTCTTCTATTTGCAAATGCCTGCGGTGCTGTGACAGTAACAGAGAGAGGTGCTATCCCTGCACTACCCACGAAAGATGCTGTCCTTGAACTCTTAGGGAAAGTCCCTGCATGA
- the LOC133675060 gene encoding probable fructokinase-7 isoform X4 produces MWIVLISSNWKCVGDSNDHASNMKGANDSLVVCFGEILIDFVPTVAGVSLAEAPAFKKAPGGAPANVAVGISRLGGSSAFMGKLGDDEFGYMLSDILKQNNVDNSGVRFDSTARTALAFVTLKDDGEREFLFFRHPSADMLLRESELDINLLEQARIFHYGSISLISEPCRSSQFAAMRIAKKSGSILSYDPNLRLALWPSAEAAREGIMSIWDQADVIKEFTGRVPGVKVKPVDTTGAGDAFVGGMLSNLASNLNLFEDEKLLREALLFANACGAVTVTERGAIPALPTKDAVLELLGKVPA; encoded by the exons ATGTGGATTGTTCTGATATCAAGCAATTGGAAATGTGTAGGTGATTCTAATGATCATGCATCGAATATGAAAGGAGCGAACGACTCGCTAGTTGTTTGTTTTGGGGAAATATTGATCGACTTTGTACCGACAGTTGCTGGGGTTTCACTAGCTGAAGCACCTGCTTTCAAGAAGGCTCCTGGTGGTGCTCCTGCTAATGTGGCTGTTGGTATATCAAGACTAGGTGGTTCATCAGCTTTTATGGGCAAG CTTGGTGATGATGAATTTGGGTATATGCTATCTGAcattttgaaacaaaacaacGTGGATAATTCCGGCGTGCGATTTGATTCTACTGCAAGGACTGCTCTGGCATTTGTTACGCTCAAAGATGATGGTGAACGTGAATTCTTGTTTTTCCGTCATCCAAGTGCAGACATGCTTCTTCGAGAATCAGAATTAGACATAAACCTCCTTGAGCAG GCCAGGATCTTTCATTATGGATCAATTAGTTTGATTTCAGAACCTTGCAGGTCAAGTCAATTTGCAGCAATGAGAATTGCCAAAAAGTCTGGCAGCATCCTTTCTTATGATCCAAATTTGAGATTGGCATTATGGCCATCAGCAGAGGCTGCTCGGGAAGGCATAATGAGTATATGGGATCAAGCTGATGTTATTAAG GAATTCACAGGCCGGGTTCCTGGTGTTAAGGTGAAACCCGTTGACACAACTGGTGCGGGGGATGCTTTTGTTGGTGGGATGTTGAGCAACCTGGCTTCTAACCTAAATCTATTTGAG GATGAGAAGCTATTAAGAGAAGCTCTTCTATTTGCAAATGCCTGCGGTGCTGTGACAGTAACAGAGAGAGGTGCTATCCCTGCACTACCCACGAAAGATGCTGTCCTTGAACTCTTAGGGAAAGTCCCTGCATGA
- the LOC133675439 gene encoding uncharacterized protein LOC133675439, translating into MSSSTNPSTMFKPEIGPDGLPREAPVIAYTEKIIEEEQLQLRKYIEENYSKIRDVERELGNLTLEMKLTAGPKKAALEHLRKKIEMSTERIRVAKLKEEEARKALEAATKVVKEEEEIKQKLCEDLNQLVQESSHSQFSRLEELKRRLEALNPSRASMSSPPHDAKPMGPASNSPAQDASIPLSTAPDAGVAESAHNQANGGNVQVTNGKNQQPNVEGLGRGKKKVHFEGRGRGIGAVPKGRGPAQPGWTGAGFDVDGRS; encoded by the exons atgtcgTCTTCTACTAATCCGTCGACGATGTTTAAACCGGAGATCGGACCTGACGGTCTTCCTCGAGAAGCTCCGGTCATTGCCTACACAGAGAAG atAATCGAAGAAGAGCAACTTCAATTAAGGAA ATATATTGAGGAAAATTATTCGAAGATTCGTGATGTAGAGCGAGAGCTAGGGAATCTTACGTTGGAGATGAAACTAACGGCTGGACCTAAGAAAGCAG CGCTTGAACATCTGAGGAAGAAGATAGAAATGTCAACAGAAAGAATTCGTGTTGCTAAgttgaaggaagaagaagcacGGAAG GCCTTGGAAGCAGCAACAAAAGTTGtgaaggaagaggaagaaattaaGCAGAAGTTGTGCGAAGACTTAAATCAGCTC GTTCAAGAAAGCAGTCACTCTCAGTTTTCTAGActtgaagaattaaaaagaCGTCTGGAAGCCTTAAACCCGAGTAGAGCATCTATGTCTTCTCCTCCTCAT GATGCAAAACCAATGGGACCTGCATCAAACAGCCCCGCTCAAGATGCCTCAATTCCACTTTCAACAGCTCCTGATGCTGGAGTCGCTGAAAGTGCACATAACCAAGCAAATGGAGGAAACGTCCAAGTCACAAATGGGAAAAATCAACAGCCTAATGTTGAGGGATTaggaagaggaaagaaaaaggtcCATTTCGaaggaaggggaaggggaattGGGGCTGTTCCCAAGGGTAGAGGACCTGCCCAACCTGGCTGGACAGGGGCAGGATTTGATGTAGATGGTAGAAGTTAG